In a genomic window of Candidatus Dependentiae bacterium:
- a CDS encoding glycosyltransferase family 61 protein: MLTNFTKIVFFSFFIVFYAQATRIKQLSASDFAKEFPQATCHQCTDKYSFDMTTYPLYQENSQQFFPSKGIFSDMFILSVPNGVAYLYDSGDIFVNNCFIKETQIKNMNYFGGQEFEIQENSNIVTVAGRVAIISHLFPECYGHWIFDVLGQLALLEINNISYDYLCVPYSSKFMQETLDLWGIDRSKIIPLTKNLHIKADFIILPTAVTQTSVMIGKNANYNADFLLKHVSNKLLNAVNIQEVEQSSQFCKKIFISRKEAIRNRRFVPNEDEIFALFEPLGFKRYELTKLSLPEQIALFNQATSIVSFVGSGSTNIIFCKPGTQYIEIIQKMVDATFFFVSDTFKLKHSFMSNSMTSDLLYGHQHSQEEDFPLEIVKNYLQEHPEL, encoded by the coding sequence TTTTTTAGCTTTTTTATTGTTTTTTATGCACAAGCTACACGCATTAAACAATTATCTGCATCAGATTTTGCAAAAGAATTTCCGCAAGCAACATGCCATCAGTGCACTGATAAATACTCTTTTGACATGACCACGTACCCATTATATCAAGAAAATAGTCAACAATTTTTCCCAAGCAAGGGTATCTTTTCTGACATGTTTATTCTAAGCGTTCCAAATGGAGTAGCGTATCTTTATGATAGTGGTGATATTTTTGTAAATAATTGTTTTATAAAAGAAACACAAATTAAAAATATGAACTACTTTGGCGGCCAAGAGTTCGAAATTCAAGAGAACTCAAACATTGTCACAGTTGCTGGTCGGGTAGCAATTATTTCACATCTTTTTCCTGAATGTTATGGTCATTGGATATTTGACGTTCTTGGACAGCTCGCATTGCTTGAAATAAATAATATTTCATATGACTATTTGTGCGTCCCATACAGCTCTAAATTTATGCAAGAAACTCTTGATCTTTGGGGAATTGATCGAAGCAAAATTATACCTCTTACCAAAAATCTACACATCAAAGCTGACTTTATAATTTTACCAACAGCCGTAACTCAAACATCTGTAATGATTGGAAAAAATGCTAATTACAATGCTGATTTTCTTTTAAAACATGTTAGTAATAAATTATTAAATGCTGTAAATATTCAAGAGGTTGAACAGTCTAGCCAATTCTGTAAAAAAATATTTATTTCAAGAAAAGAGGCCATACGCAACAGAAGATTTGTACCAAACGAAGATGAAATTTTTGCTTTATTTGAGCCACTTGGATTTAAAAGATATGAGTTAACAAAATTGTCACTACCAGAGCAAATTGCTTTATTTAATCAAGCAACAAGCATAGTTTCTTTTGTTGGATCAGGAAGTACAAACATTATATTTTGTAAGCCAGGAACTCAGTACATAGAAATTATCCAAAAAATGGTTGATGCTACATTCTTTTTCGTATCAGATACGTTTAAATTAAAACATAGCTTTATGAGCAATTCTATGACATCAGACCTTTTGTATGGACATCAACATAGCCAGGAAGAAGATTTTCCTCTCGAAATTGTAAAAAATTATTTACAAGAGCATCCTGAGTTATAA